Genomic DNA from Caldicellulosiruptor hydrothermalis 108:
AATAGCAAAAGATAAAGAGAATATGTATTATGAAGTTGTTGCTGATGTTGTTGGTAAACTCCTTCCGATTGTTGACAACTTTGAAAGAGCGATTGACTCTGCAAAAAATTCAAGAGATAAAAATGATGAACTTTTAAAGGGGCTTGAAATGATAAAAAAACAGATTGATGATATCTTTTCAAAACTTGGTGTTGAGCCAATTGAGGCTTTGAATAAAGAATTTGACCCATACCTTCACAATGCAATTATGCATGTTGAAGATGAAAGGTACGGTAAAAATGTTGTAATTGAAGAATTCCAAAAAGGTTACAAGATAAAAGATAGAGTTATTAGATATAGCCTTGTAAAGGTTGCAAATGCTAATTAAATTTAAGAAGAATTTGAAACTAAATTTTTAAAAATAAGGAGGTTGATAACAATGGCTCATATTTTAGGTATAGACCTTGGTACAACAAACTCTTGTATGGCAGTTATTGAAGGTGGTCAGCCTGTTGTAATTCCTAACGCAGAAGGCTTCAGAACAACTCCATCAGTTGTAGCTTTCACCAAGACAGGTGAGAGGCTTGTCGGTCATGCAGCAAAAAGACAGGCTATCACAAACCCTGAAAGGACTATTATATCAATAAAGAGAGATATGGGTACAAACAGAAGGATAAAGATAGATGACAAGGAATATTCACCAGAAGAGATATCTGCTATGATTTTGATGAAACTCAAAGCTGATGCAGAAGCATATCTTGGTGAAAAAATAACACAGGCCGTTATAACTGTTCCAGCTTACTTTACAGATTCGCAAAGACAGGCAACAAAAAACGCAGGTAGAATTGCAGGACTTGAAGTTTTGAGAATCATCAACGAGCCAACAGCAGCAGCTTTAGCTTACGGTCTTGACAAAGAAGGTCATCAAAAGATAATGGTATATGACCTTGGCGGTGGAACATTTGACGTTTCAATCTTGGAGATTGGCGATGGTGTTATTGAAGTTTTAGCGACATCTGGTAACAACAGACTTGGTGGTGATGACTTTGACCAAAGGATTATAGACTATATAGCTGATGAGTTTATGAAAGAGCACGGAATTGATTTGAGACAAGACAAAGTTGCGCTCCAGAGACTAAAAGATGCAGCAGAGAGGGCAAAGATTGAACTTTCGTCTGCGCTTCAGACAACTATTAACCTGCCATTTATCACAGCAGATGCAAACGGTCCAAAACACATTGATATGGTATTGACACGCGCAAAGTTTGAAGAACTTATAAAAGACCTTGTAGAAAAAACAAGAGAGCCTGTCGAGACGGCACTTTCTGATGCAAAGCTCACTCCAGAGCAGATTGACAAGGTTATTTTGGTTGGTGGTTCAACAAGAATTCCTTATGTTCAGGAATTTGTAAAGAAACTCACTGGCAAAGAGCCGTTTAAAGGAATAAATCCAGATGAGTGTGTTGCAATTGGTGCTGCAATCCAAGCAGGTGTTCTTGGAGGTCAGGTAAAAGACATATTGCTTTTGGACGTAACACCACTTTCACTTGGTATTGAGACTCTGGGCGGCGTGTTCACTAAGATTATTGAAAGAAATACAACAATCCCAACACGAAAAAGCCAGATATTCACAACAGCAGCAGATGGTCAGACACAGGTTGAGATTCACGTTCTGCAAGGTGAAAGACCACTTGCAAAGGACAACAAGACACTTGGAAGATTTATACTTGATGGTATTCCACCTGCACCGCGAGGAGTGCCACAGATTGAGGTTACATTCGATATAGACGCAAACGGTATTGTACATGTTTCAGCAAAAGACCTTGGTACGGGAAGAGAGCAAAAGATTACAATAACATCCCAGACACATTTGAGTGAAGAAGAGATTCAAAGAGCTATTAAAGAGGCTGAAATGTACGCTGAACAGGATAGAAAGAGAAAAGAACTAATTGAGGCACGAAACAGAGCAGACTCTATCATTTACCAGACAGAAAAGCTGCTTCGCGAACTTGGTGACAAGATGACAGAAGCTGAAAAGCAGCAGATTGAGTCAAAACTAAAAGCCTTGAAAGATGTTATGAATGGTGAAGACAAAGAACAGATTGAAAGGGCAATTGATGAACTCACAAAGTCGTTCTATGATGTGTCTACAAGACTTTATCAGCAGGGTTATACCACATCGGGACCACAAGGTGGGCAAAACCCAGGTGGCGGCCAAGGTGGTCCTGATGGCAATGTAAATACTGATTATAAAGTATACTAAAGACTGTGATAAAAACAAGGTAGAGGACCAAAGTCATGAAGTTTTTAAAAATGGCTTTGGTCCTTTTTATGATTATTTGTTAAATTCATGTTATTAGTATATAATAATATTCAGTAAAGTAAGCGGGTGATAGAGATGGCACAAAAAAAGGACTACTATGAGATTTTAGGTGTTTCAAGGAATGCAACAGAAGAAGAGATAAAAAGAGCCTACAGAAGACTTGCAAAACAATACCATCCTGATGCAAATCCAGGTAATAAAGAAGCAGAGGAAAAGTTCAAAGAGATAAATGAAGCATATGAAGTCTTGAGCGACCCTGAAAAGAGAAAGCTTTACGACCAGTTTGGCCATGCAGCGTTTGACCCGAAATATGGTGCGCAAGGCAGCGGTGGTTTTTCTGGTGGATTTGGCGGTGGGTTTGCTGACTTTGATTTTGGCAGTTTTGGCGATATTTTCGAAGACCTATTTGAAGGCTTTGATATATTTGGAACATCCAGAAGAAGAAAAGAAGCACCAAGAAAAGGTGCTGATATATATGTCGATTTAGAGCTGACTCTCAAAGAGTCTGTATTTGGCTGTGAAAAAGAGATTCCAATTTACAGAACTGAAAAGTGCAGTGTTTGTGGTGGAAGTGGTGTAAGACCAGGTTCTGCACCTGTGAGATGTCAAAAGTGCGGCGGCACGGGCCAGATAAGGTCAAGACAGGCAACATTCTTTGGAGAGTTCACCACCATAAAAACCTGTGATGCATGCGGCGGAACAGGAACTATTATAACAGACCCATGCAGAGAATGTGGCGGAACGGGAAATGTAAGAAGACAGCGACGAGTAAAGATTAACATTCCGGCAGGAATTGATGATGGTCAGGTAATAACATTAAGAGGCGAGGGTGAAAGTGGCATAAAAGGTGGACCAAACGGTGATTTGCATATTAGAATAAAAGTAGCGCCTCATCCTGTGTTCAAAAGAGTCGGGCAAGACCTCTATATTGAGGTTCCAATAACATTTGTTAATGCAGCTTTGGGTGGAGAGATAGAAATTCCAACGCTTGATGGCAAGACAAAGGTGAGAATTGAACCAGGGACACAAAATGGTGATGAGGTCAGAATTAGAGGCAAGGGCGTTCCGAACCTGCGTTCGCGAGGAAGAGGCGACCTTGTTGTGAAGTTTATAGTGGAGGTTCCCAAAAAGCTTACAGAAAAGCAGAAAGAACTTTTGAGAGAGTTTGAAAGACTTTCATCAGAAGAGGGATATGAAAAGAGAAAACATTTTTGGGATAGAATAAGAGAAGCGTTTTCTTAAACCATTTTTGAATTTGAAAAAAGGAGAAGAAAGCGCAAATGAGATGGTATGAGATATCAATTAAGACCACCGAAGAGGCAGAAGATGCTATTTCAAATATTTTGTATGAGCTTGGAGCAAACGGCGTTGTCATTGAAGACAATGAGATTGTGTCAAGACCAAATTTATGGGATTATATTGACGAAAACCAGTTTACAAAAAAGGATTATGCGAAAGTTTGTGCTTATTTTCCTGAAAGCAGCAATATTTTAGAGCTTACCCATACTATTGAGGAGAGGCTTAAAGAGACTGCAAAATATATCAATATTGGAGAAGGCAAAATTACCGTTTCTGAAGTTGATGAAAAAGACTGGGCAGAAGAGTGGAAAAAGTATTATAAGCCTGTTGAGATAGGGGATATTGTGATTGTTCCTTCATGGCAAGATTATAAAGCCGAAGACAGCAAAACAATTGTTAGGCTTGACCCGGGTATGGCATTTGGCACAGGAACTCATGAGTCAACCATTTTGTGCCTTGAAGCTATCCAGAAATATGTAAAGCCAGAGATGGATGTTCTTGATGTTGGGACAGGTTCAGGGATATTGGCAATAGCTGCAAAGAAGTTTTTGGCAAAAAGAGTTTTAGCAGTTGATATTGATGAGGTTGCTGTGAAGGTAGCAGAGGAGAACGCGAGGTTAAATGGAGTTGAGATTGAGATAAAAAAGAATGACCTTGTTGAAGGCATAGAAGAAAAGTTTGATGTGGTTATCGCTAACATTGTGGCTGATATCATTATGAGGCTCTCAAGAGATGTAAAGAAAGTTTTGAAAGACAACGGAATTTTTATCTCTTCTGGCATTATTGAAGACAGGCTTGAAGATGTTTTGAAAAGCTTTGAGAAAAATAGTCTTGAAATTGTAGAAGTGAAAAAAATGGGTACATGGTCCTTGGTTGTTAGCAAAAAAACTGTGTAGGGTGATATTAAGTGCCAATCTTTTTTGTTGAAAAGCAGAACATTGAGAATGATATTGCCTACATCACAGATAAGGAAGATATAAATCATATAGTCAAGGTTTTAAGGAAAAGAGAAGGAGATAAAATAAATCTATGTGATGGCAATTATGACTACTCATCGCGAATACTTGAAGTTTCCAAAGACAGAATAAAACTTTTGATAGAAAGCAAAACTTTGAATGACCGAGAAAGTACCAAAAACATTTTTTTATTTCAATGTATTATCAAAAACCAAAAAATGGATTTTGTTGTGCAAAAGGCAACAGAGCTTGGAGTAAAAACAATTGTACCTGTGGTGTCGAAAAGAGTGGTGATTGATATTTCAGAAAAACAGGAAAAAAAGGTTGAAAGGTGGCGCAAAATTGCGCAAGAGGCCCAAAAACAGTGTCTTCGCCCTATACCACCTTTAATCGAAATGCCAATTAGAATTTCTGAGATTAAAGAGAAATATTTAGATAAGCTTGATATTCTTTTTATTCCTTATGAAAAGGAATCGGAGACTTCAGAGTGGTGTATATCTTCAGATTATAATAACATTGGGATTTTGATTGGACCTGAAGGTGGTTTTGAAGAAGAGGAGATAGAAGAGTTAAAAACCTTTAAAAATGTACAAGTTATTTCGCTTGGCAAAAGAATACTCAGAAGTGAGACAGCCTCAATTGCTGCGCTTTCCATCCTAATGCATGAAGTTGGAGAAATATGAAGGGAAGTGCAAAATTATGAATGTGTACTTTGACAACGCTGCAACCACAAAGCCTTTTGATGAGGTAATTGAGCAGCTTTCAAAGTTTTTGCTAGATACCTATGGCAATCCTTCATCGCTTCACAGACTTGGTGTTGAGGCAGAAAGAATAGTAAAAGAGGCAAAAGAAATTATTGCCAAAAAACTTGGAAGTAGCAGCGATGAGATTTATTTTACCTCTGGTGGAACAGAAGCAAACAATTTAGCACTTATTGGCTGTGCATTTGCACATCAGAAAAGAGGAAAAAGGATTGTATCAACGCCTGTTGAACATCCTTCTGTTATTTCTACACTTGAGTATTTAGAAAGAAATGGATTTGAGATACAATATGTACCTGTGGATGCTGAGGGAAATTTAGATTTTGAGCAGTTTGAGAAGCTTGTGGACCAGAATACCATTCTGGTAAGCGTGATGCTTGTCAACAACGAGACAGGGCATATATTTGACGTGAAGAAGCTATCAGAAATTGCGAAAAAGAAAAACCCAAATGTTATTGTTCACACAGATGCTGTCCAGGCTTTTATGAAAGAAAAAACCAATGTTAAAGAATTGAATGTGGACCTTATGTCGATAAGTGGTCATAAAATACACGCATTAAAAGGAATAGGAGCTTTGTATATCAGAAAGGGTATAAACATCCAGCCGATAATCTTTGGAGGACAGCAGCAAAAAGGTATAAGACCTGGAACAGAGAATATGCCCGGCATTTTTTCGTTTGCTAAAGCAATTGAGGTGTATGAAAAGCTAAAAGCTTCTGAACCAGAT
This window encodes:
- the grpE gene encoding nucleotide exchange factor GrpE, with amino-acid sequence MLDMENKDLKSEEVNSSEAQTLEETNSEGKNENMQHSQEPQEDAAKTQENDGSNESSEDIEVEPHQEDTVETLKKQLEEKEREVEEYKSLCQRIAADFDNYKKRIAKDKENMYYEVVADVVGKLLPIVDNFERAIDSAKNSRDKNDELLKGLEMIKKQIDDIFSKLGVEPIEALNKEFDPYLHNAIMHVEDERYGKNVVIEEFQKGYKIKDRVIRYSLVKVANAN
- the dnaK gene encoding molecular chaperone DnaK; this translates as MAHILGIDLGTTNSCMAVIEGGQPVVIPNAEGFRTTPSVVAFTKTGERLVGHAAKRQAITNPERTIISIKRDMGTNRRIKIDDKEYSPEEISAMILMKLKADAEAYLGEKITQAVITVPAYFTDSQRQATKNAGRIAGLEVLRIINEPTAAALAYGLDKEGHQKIMVYDLGGGTFDVSILEIGDGVIEVLATSGNNRLGGDDFDQRIIDYIADEFMKEHGIDLRQDKVALQRLKDAAERAKIELSSALQTTINLPFITADANGPKHIDMVLTRAKFEELIKDLVEKTREPVETALSDAKLTPEQIDKVILVGGSTRIPYVQEFVKKLTGKEPFKGINPDECVAIGAAIQAGVLGGQVKDILLLDVTPLSLGIETLGGVFTKIIERNTTIPTRKSQIFTTAADGQTQVEIHVLQGERPLAKDNKTLGRFILDGIPPAPRGVPQIEVTFDIDANGIVHVSAKDLGTGREQKITITSQTHLSEEEIQRAIKEAEMYAEQDRKRKELIEARNRADSIIYQTEKLLRELGDKMTEAEKQQIESKLKALKDVMNGEDKEQIERAIDELTKSFYDVSTRLYQQGYTTSGPQGGQNPGGGQGGPDGNVNTDYKVY
- the dnaJ gene encoding molecular chaperone DnaJ, whose product is MAQKKDYYEILGVSRNATEEEIKRAYRRLAKQYHPDANPGNKEAEEKFKEINEAYEVLSDPEKRKLYDQFGHAAFDPKYGAQGSGGFSGGFGGGFADFDFGSFGDIFEDLFEGFDIFGTSRRRKEAPRKGADIYVDLELTLKESVFGCEKEIPIYRTEKCSVCGGSGVRPGSAPVRCQKCGGTGQIRSRQATFFGEFTTIKTCDACGGTGTIITDPCRECGGTGNVRRQRRVKINIPAGIDDGQVITLRGEGESGIKGGPNGDLHIRIKVAPHPVFKRVGQDLYIEVPITFVNAALGGEIEIPTLDGKTKVRIEPGTQNGDEVRIRGKGVPNLRSRGRGDLVVKFIVEVPKKLTEKQKELLREFERLSSEEGYEKRKHFWDRIREAFS
- the prmA gene encoding 50S ribosomal protein L11 methyltransferase, encoding MRWYEISIKTTEEAEDAISNILYELGANGVVIEDNEIVSRPNLWDYIDENQFTKKDYAKVCAYFPESSNILELTHTIEERLKETAKYINIGEGKITVSEVDEKDWAEEWKKYYKPVEIGDIVIVPSWQDYKAEDSKTIVRLDPGMAFGTGTHESTILCLEAIQKYVKPEMDVLDVGTGSGILAIAAKKFLAKRVLAVDIDEVAVKVAEENARLNGVEIEIKKNDLVEGIEEKFDVVIANIVADIIMRLSRDVKKVLKDNGIFISSGIIEDRLEDVLKSFEKNSLEIVEVKKMGTWSLVVSKKTV
- a CDS encoding 16S rRNA (uracil(1498)-N(3))-methyltransferase, whose protein sequence is MPIFFVEKQNIENDIAYITDKEDINHIVKVLRKREGDKINLCDGNYDYSSRILEVSKDRIKLLIESKTLNDRESTKNIFLFQCIIKNQKMDFVVQKATELGVKTIVPVVSKRVVIDISEKQEKKVERWRKIAQEAQKQCLRPIPPLIEMPIRISEIKEKYLDKLDILFIPYEKESETSEWCISSDYNNIGILIGPEGGFEEEEIEELKTFKNVQVISLGKRILRSETASIAALSILMHEVGEI
- a CDS encoding cysteine desulfurase family protein produces the protein MNVYFDNAATTKPFDEVIEQLSKFLLDTYGNPSSLHRLGVEAERIVKEAKEIIAKKLGSSSDEIYFTSGGTEANNLALIGCAFAHQKRGKRIVSTPVEHPSVISTLEYLERNGFEIQYVPVDAEGNLDFEQFEKLVDQNTILVSVMLVNNETGHIFDVKKLSEIAKKKNPNVIVHTDAVQAFMKEKTNVKELNVDLMSISGHKIHALKGIGALYIRKGINIQPIIFGGQQQKGIRPGTENMPGIFSFAKAIEVYEKLKASEPDKLRNIKRRFIEGLSAFNDVVINSPLEKTSDAILNVSFLGIKSEIFLHTLESYGIFASSGSACSSKGRTYNKVLHCMGKRMEIAESSIRFSFSYLNQIEEVDYVLECIEKSLRFLRKIKK